One Pseudoalteromonas sp. UG3-2 DNA window includes the following coding sequences:
- a CDS encoding D-2-hydroxyacid dehydrogenase, which produces MQIVVLDAKTLAGTDLSALSQLGEITVYQTTNSEQLLERCQHAEVIVTNKVKLDATSLAQLAKLKLICVAATGVNNVDLDAAKAQQVAVTNVAGYSTPSVVQHTFTMLGNLLTNIHRYQQDCQAGRWQQSDIFCRLDYPIAEIHNKNFVIVGYGALGQAVARVADAFGANVIIAERKGATEVRSGRQAFTQALAKADIVSVHCPLTSETNDLIAADTLALIPESAVIINTARGGIINEYDLAQALQQGQIAGAAVDVLSQEPAQPDNPLLQYQGDNLLLTPHTAWASQEAIIRLVNEIAANIRAFKQGEQRNRVA; this is translated from the coding sequence ATGCAAATTGTGGTACTCGATGCCAAAACCCTAGCAGGCACAGATCTTAGCGCACTTTCTCAGCTTGGAGAGATCACTGTGTATCAAACGACTAACAGCGAGCAACTGCTGGAACGATGTCAGCACGCAGAAGTGATTGTTACCAATAAGGTTAAGCTAGATGCCACGTCATTAGCACAACTTGCCAAGCTTAAGCTAATTTGTGTGGCCGCGACAGGCGTCAATAACGTCGATTTGGATGCCGCCAAAGCGCAACAAGTTGCCGTTACCAATGTTGCTGGGTACTCAACGCCATCGGTGGTTCAGCATACTTTTACTATGTTGGGTAACCTACTTACTAATATTCACCGCTACCAGCAAGACTGCCAAGCGGGACGCTGGCAGCAAAGCGATATCTTTTGTCGTTTAGATTACCCCATTGCCGAAATACATAACAAAAATTTTGTTATTGTTGGCTATGGTGCGCTGGGTCAAGCCGTTGCTCGCGTTGCCGACGCCTTTGGTGCCAATGTCATTATCGCAGAGCGCAAAGGGGCCACTGAAGTGCGTTCTGGACGCCAAGCGTTTACACAAGCATTAGCTAAAGCTGATATTGTTTCAGTGCACTGTCCATTGACCAGTGAAACCAACGACCTAATTGCAGCCGACACCTTAGCACTTATTCCAGAGTCCGCCGTGATCATAAATACCGCTCGCGGTGGCATCATTAATGAATACGATCTGGCACAAGCATTACAACAAGGCCAAATCGCTGGTGCCGCCGTCGATGTGCTTTCGCAAGAGCCGGCACAGCCAGACAATCCATTGCTGCAGTATCAAGGTGACAATTTACTATTAACACCGCACACCGCCTGGGCAAGCCAAGAAGCCATTATCCGCTTGGTCAATGAAATTGCCGCTAATATTCGGGCGTTTAAGCAAGGCGAGCAGCGTAACCGAGTTGCCTAA
- the zntR gene encoding Zn(2+)-responsive transcriptional regulator produces MIKIGELAKRLGVSTDTLRYYEANQLLQPQSRSASGYRLYDEQSEKQMRFILRAKEVGFSLKEIQDLLKIQFQKQQHSCEEVKALTIAKRDQVRARIAELTKFEQSLSTLAQQCCGGEEPAVSCSILTALEALDE; encoded by the coding sequence GTGATTAAAATAGGTGAGTTGGCAAAACGCTTAGGCGTGTCTACCGATACTTTGCGGTATTATGAGGCCAATCAGTTATTACAGCCGCAAAGTCGAAGCGCTTCCGGTTATCGCTTGTATGACGAACAAAGTGAAAAACAGATGCGCTTTATTCTACGCGCTAAAGAGGTTGGCTTTAGCCTCAAAGAAATACAAGATTTACTTAAAATTCAATTTCAAAAACAACAGCACAGCTGTGAGGAAGTGAAAGCGTTGACAATTGCCAAGCGTGATCAAGTGAGAGCGCGGATTGCTGAGCTGACAAAGTTTGAACAATCACTGTCAACTCTGGCACAGCAATGCTGTGGTGGCGAAGAACCGGCGGTCAGCTGTTCCATTTTAACTGCCTTGGAGGCCCTTGATGAGTGA
- a CDS encoding SO_0444 family Cu/Zn efflux transporter, with protein sequence MSELLLNFWQLFLVSAPWLLLGLILAGLLNVFIPKDLLQRHLGQEGFWTTVKAALIGAPMPLCSCGVIPAAVGLRRAGGSKSATTAFLVSTPETGVDSISVSYVLLGPFMAVIRPIAAICSAITAGVLVGREKQPTPPSAAVEPQVSCCAGGAAVPQASSCCDTKTTAQAASSGIEATASDTASCCATQSQAAVSCGSSSDTASQSSCCESKSPSEANGLITKLTAAIKFSCNKLLSDTAVWLLIGLFFAALVQTFVPESFLSQWGSGILAMTAMILISIPMYICATASTPIAAGLLLAGVSPGAVLVFMLAGPATNIATIGVVGKELGQRAVLAYLTGVIAVAVLFGFITDFLVERFGFVVTPMIGEEHQLLPAWLTLVMGLLLAALLLRLAILNLGKVVRR encoded by the coding sequence ATGAGTGAGTTATTGCTAAACTTCTGGCAACTTTTTTTAGTATCAGCACCTTGGTTATTACTGGGGTTAATATTGGCAGGGTTGCTCAATGTCTTTATTCCCAAAGATCTACTTCAGCGACACTTAGGACAAGAGGGGTTTTGGACCACAGTCAAGGCTGCCTTGATCGGCGCACCTATGCCATTGTGCTCTTGTGGAGTAATACCTGCCGCCGTTGGACTTAGGCGAGCTGGTGGCTCAAAAAGTGCCACTACGGCCTTTTTAGTCTCTACTCCTGAAACGGGAGTCGACTCGATATCGGTTTCTTATGTTCTGCTGGGACCATTTATGGCGGTTATCCGGCCCATCGCTGCAATATGCAGCGCAATTACCGCTGGGGTATTAGTCGGTAGAGAAAAGCAGCCTACACCGCCTTCAGCAGCTGTGGAGCCGCAAGTAAGTTGCTGCGCTGGTGGCGCTGCTGTACCACAAGCCAGCTCGTGTTGCGATACCAAGACCACAGCGCAGGCGGCGTCCAGTGGTATTGAGGCAACGGCGAGTGACACCGCCTCATGCTGTGCAACGCAAAGCCAAGCAGCGGTGTCCTGTGGCAGCAGTAGTGATACAGCGAGCCAAAGCAGCTGCTGCGAAAGTAAAAGCCCCAGTGAAGCCAACGGCCTCATTACGAAACTCACTGCGGCGATTAAGTTTAGCTGTAATAAGCTGCTATCCGACACGGCGGTGTGGTTGTTAATCGGTTTATTCTTTGCCGCTTTGGTGCAAACCTTTGTACCCGAGTCATTTTTATCGCAATGGGGCAGTGGCATTCTGGCGATGACCGCGATGATCCTCATTAGTATTCCGATGTACATCTGCGCTACGGCCTCAACTCCCATCGCGGCAGGCTTGTTGCTAGCAGGGGTATCCCCTGGCGCCGTGCTGGTATTTATGTTGGCAGGACCAGCTACCAATATTGCAACCATTGGCGTTGTTGGTAAAGAGTTGGGACAACGAGCAGTGTTGGCTTACTTAACCGGTGTGATTGCCGTCGCAGTGCTGTTTGGTTTTATCACCGACTTCCTAGTGGAACGCTTTGGTTTTGTGGTGACGCCCATGATTGGGGAAGAGCATCAACTCTTGCCTGCGTGGTTGACGTTAGTCATGGGGCTGTTACTGGCGGCATTGCTATTGCGCTTGGCTATACTCAATTTAGGTAAAGTTGTTAGAAGATAA
- a CDS encoding lysophospholipid acyltransferase family protein codes for MDKYADIRPYNDDEVAPALARLMADNQFIDVIAKYNLPKWLSTWPAIARPLVRMKLKKKWGEVSTIEQVQQEVAHYLQILIDKTTSKVTYSGLETLDSDTSYLFISNHRDIVLDPALVNWGLHQQDMRTVRIAIGDNLLQVPYITELMRLNKSFIVKRSAKAPKEMLKALSQLSAYIYDSLSEGNSIWIAQKEGRAKDGVDQTDPALLKMLQLHGRKQKLDFAQYIKQLKIVPVAISYQYEPCAISKAKELYHKKQFGEYVKAEGEDIASIVEGFSSDKGHVHVAFGDPISADVANPDELAEVIDKQILALYYLHSTNHLAAGDDEQVSPKDKADFISKLESVPEELQQLVLSMYAEPLRRKGTS; via the coding sequence GTGGATAAGTACGCTGATATAAGACCCTATAATGATGATGAAGTTGCACCGGCATTAGCTCGCTTAATGGCTGATAATCAGTTTATTGATGTCATTGCCAAATACAATCTCCCAAAGTGGTTGAGTACTTGGCCTGCCATTGCACGTCCGCTGGTGAGAATGAAGCTCAAGAAGAAGTGGGGTGAGGTATCAACTATCGAGCAAGTACAACAGGAAGTTGCCCACTACTTACAGATCCTGATTGATAAAACCACCAGCAAAGTGACTTATTCTGGTTTAGAGACGCTCGACTCGGACACTTCTTATTTGTTTATCTCAAACCACCGCGATATTGTCCTTGACCCTGCTTTAGTAAATTGGGGACTGCACCAGCAGGATATGCGCACGGTACGTATCGCCATTGGTGATAACTTGTTACAAGTGCCCTATATCACAGAGCTAATGCGTCTCAATAAAAGCTTTATTGTGAAGCGCTCGGCAAAGGCACCGAAAGAAATGTTAAAAGCCCTTAGCCAGCTCTCTGCATATATTTATGATTCGCTATCTGAAGGGAATTCAATTTGGATTGCGCAAAAAGAAGGGCGTGCCAAAGACGGTGTAGACCAAACCGATCCTGCACTATTAAAAATGTTGCAACTGCATGGCCGCAAACAGAAGCTGGATTTTGCTCAGTACATTAAGCAGTTGAAGATAGTGCCAGTGGCCATTTCGTATCAATACGAACCCTGTGCCATCTCTAAAGCGAAAGAGCTTTACCATAAAAAACAGTTTGGTGAATACGTTAAGGCCGAAGGTGAAGACATTGCCAGTATTGTTGAGGGCTTTAGCAGTGACAAGGGCCATGTCCATGTGGCTTTTGGCGATCCCATTAGCGCTGATGTAGCCAATCCTGACGAGTTGGCCGAAGTGATCGATAAACAAATTTTAGCACTGTACTATTTGCACTCCACCAACCACCTTGCTGCAGGAGATGACGAGCAAGTTAGCCCTAAAGATAAAGCCGACTTTATCTCTAAGTTGGAGTCAGTGCCAGAAGAGCTGCAACAGCTGGTTCTTAGTATGTATGCTGAACCACTTCGTCGTAAAGGAACATCATAA
- a CDS encoding GNAT family N-acetyltransferase produces MNITPSPRLRYRLLNAADLSLLADLDSDPEVMKFINGGHPHSVADIKQTFIPRLTSYVNPEKGWGLWGCFDISSTAFLGWLLVRPMGFFDTTRNDQDIELGWRFKKQTWGKGLATEAAAHIMAHLRAHNPKIEQFSAIAMPNNKASIKVMTKLDMEFVKQGVHHDPLGDLDVVYYTLQVK; encoded by the coding sequence ATGAATATTACTCCCTCACCAAGATTACGCTATCGGCTTTTAAATGCTGCGGACCTGTCATTGCTGGCTGATTTAGACAGTGATCCCGAAGTGATGAAATTCATTAATGGCGGTCACCCCCACTCAGTGGCAGATATTAAGCAGACATTTATTCCGCGCCTTACATCTTATGTGAACCCCGAGAAAGGTTGGGGCCTGTGGGGCTGCTTTGATATTAGTAGTACAGCATTTCTAGGGTGGCTGCTGGTCAGGCCTATGGGCTTTTTCGACACTACGCGTAATGACCAAGATATTGAGCTGGGTTGGCGCTTTAAAAAGCAAACATGGGGCAAAGGGTTAGCCACTGAGGCCGCGGCTCATATCATGGCCCATTTGCGCGCTCATAACCCAAAAATTGAGCAGTTCAGCGCCATCGCTATGCCAAACAATAAAGCCTCAATTAAAGTGATGACTAAACTCGACATGGAGTTTGTTAAACAAGGGGTGCATCACGACCCCTTAGGTGATTTGGATGTGGTGTACTACACCTTGCAAGTTAAGTAA
- a CDS encoding tRNA-uridine aminocarboxypropyltransferase, with amino-acid sequence MKNAVLALRQRQIAAAQREYKARGSKLARCEQCLLASHLCICDRVEVANTECAVCLLMYHNESFKPSNTGRLIADVIPDNHAFRWDRTEPDPELLALLNDPQYNPIVVFPEQGVAPQRVVKTVPAQNGKKPLYIFLDGTWREAKKMFRKSPYLDSFPVLSIAPQKLSDYKLRIAPHEHQLGTAEVACVLFDEAGEYDAAEKLTAHFIDFRDAYLKGKRSKL; translated from the coding sequence GTGAAAAACGCAGTATTAGCACTTCGGCAGCGGCAAATTGCGGCTGCACAGCGAGAATATAAAGCCAGAGGCTCGAAGTTGGCCAGATGTGAGCAATGTTTATTAGCCTCGCACTTGTGCATTTGCGACCGTGTAGAGGTAGCTAATACAGAGTGTGCTGTTTGCCTGCTGATGTATCATAACGAAAGCTTTAAACCTTCAAATACTGGGCGTTTAATTGCGGATGTTATTCCTGATAACCACGCCTTTAGGTGGGACAGAACTGAGCCCGATCCTGAACTACTCGCGCTGCTTAATGACCCACAATATAATCCCATCGTGGTATTTCCTGAGCAAGGCGTGGCACCACAGCGAGTGGTTAAAACCGTTCCTGCACAGAATGGGAAAAAGCCACTGTATATCTTTTTAGATGGCACTTGGCGCGAAGCGAAAAAGATGTTTCGCAAAAGCCCATATTTAGACAGCTTTCCTGTGCTTTCCATTGCACCGCAAAAATTATCCGACTATAAGCTCAGAATTGCCCCGCATGAGCATCAACTTGGTACCGCCGAGGTGGCGTGCGTGCTATTTGATGAAGCTGGGGAATATGACGCCGCCGAAAAGCTAACGGCTCATTTTATTGATTTTAGAGACGCCTATTTAAAGGGCAAGCGAAGTAAGCTGTAA
- a CDS encoding Fe(3+) ABC transporter substrate-binding protein, which produces MKKALVTLLATLTCLPAVAADEVNIYSFRQPFLIQPILDDFTKQTGIQTNVVFAKKGLIERVKREGKHSRADLVLTSNFSALIQLEDEGLTQEIDSDVVDNNVPAKFRDPQGQWVALTKRVRSVYSSKERLGEMDSLTYEALADEQYRGKICTRSGKHPYNLGLVASMIAHHGEAKTKTWLEGVKANLARKPQGNDRAQVKAVKEGLCDLAIGNSYYYGKMMQDEQQKAWAEAVNINFPNQQNRGAHVNVSGVVLTKHAKNTENALKLIEFMTDNKAQNMYASTNMEYPVKPGVELSELVASWGEFKEDSLPLSEISKYRPLALKLIDEVKFDL; this is translated from the coding sequence ATGAAAAAAGCACTTGTCACTTTACTGGCCACGCTTACGTGTTTGCCTGCTGTTGCTGCAGACGAAGTAAATATTTACTCTTTTCGCCAGCCATTCTTAATTCAACCTATTTTGGATGACTTTACTAAACAAACGGGCATTCAAACCAATGTGGTTTTTGCCAAAAAAGGCCTAATTGAGCGGGTTAAGCGGGAAGGAAAGCACAGTCGTGCAGACTTGGTGTTAACTTCTAACTTCAGCGCTCTGATCCAACTTGAAGATGAAGGGCTAACACAAGAGATTGACAGTGATGTTGTCGACAACAACGTACCTGCAAAGTTTCGCGATCCGCAGGGGCAGTGGGTTGCGCTAACTAAGCGTGTACGTAGCGTCTATTCATCAAAAGAGCGCTTAGGTGAAATGGACTCGCTGACTTATGAAGCGCTCGCGGATGAGCAATATCGAGGCAAAATCTGCACTCGCTCTGGTAAGCATCCATACAACTTGGGTCTGGTCGCTTCCATGATTGCGCATCACGGTGAAGCCAAAACCAAAACTTGGCTTGAAGGTGTTAAGGCAAACCTGGCACGTAAACCACAAGGTAATGACCGCGCTCAAGTGAAAGCGGTTAAAGAAGGGCTGTGCGATCTAGCCATTGGTAACAGCTACTACTACGGCAAAATGATGCAAGACGAGCAGCAAAAAGCCTGGGCTGAAGCGGTGAATATTAACTTCCCTAACCAGCAAAATCGTGGCGCTCATGTTAATGTATCTGGCGTGGTCTTGACCAAGCACGCTAAAAATACTGAAAATGCCTTGAAACTGATAGAGTTTATGACGGACAATAAGGCGCAGAACATGTATGCGTCGACGAATATGGAGTACCCAGTAAAACCTGGCGTCGAGTTATCGGAACTTGTGGCATCTTGGGGTGAGTTTAAGGAAGACAGCCTACCATTGTCAGAGATCAGTAAATACCGTCCATTAGCACTCAAGCTAATCGATGAGGTAAAATTTGACCTTTAA